A window of the Sabethes cyaneus chromosome 1, idSabCyanKW18_F2, whole genome shotgun sequence genome harbors these coding sequences:
- the LOC128743891 gene encoding proline-, glutamic acid- and leucine-rich protein 1-like, whose product MMEGVSKIFGGIVDVVDVNIRSTLGSLDEHQTLWEEPQHEIEAYFAKLTALLGSAETRDRGLIALSHFVCRCPLEILEERLQYWVNVCAKICNQRGQSASIPLACDVLTQLVLKSVESAELGKLMIGNLSKILDSITSVVDPSNHSSILEFLKTAMLKYPGPSGPSKNRIEQYLYSLIDTEDPMVLDLVGSCLHLLQQIKGGGQHGNLHKKTWEEYHCQLVDTIHDFLGKIFAHTPESFDVDDNLECLKLPKMIVNDEPVISAQKVATRVSNLIVCLEKAIVEPYPVAKPVKPMKILNVIFRGHAVSCRAMARNSIQDNLALGLFLPNIQKQLLKLLDSLVLTLKSNLLLFGNLITDLFDQCLKTTLTVEAKGRKKSFVALRIKVYESIGIWCETVNFASDIQSISDSLMEHIIQDVTPYEPKVTLQVNASGQKLSAKARKKLQKQQNAATSLAKTHSSDSASDSKLAHGDCGNETLCLAALNCLSKAFEAAGCFIKPVLHKILQEKIVSICFSVFTDLNTGTRLNLYCEPSCRAALLSAMNSLIVNPHHHCPSPLQYGIAVFNIAQTQDSNSDVRAKASDLARSCELLIHPRREVFYFPIDENAVRDMLAAKKKHPLNANSSNTSTEVNDQISIQFKSNERQEDEQSPVKDLAGSAEDEPVARVEEVTLTDEKSSPQVYELCDDENAGELQKSVADKTHESQVIRIDSDESEIEIVTSTQASAPPVENSKETESVAFSDDEVAQTPSSSQITPSKCLSQAPLASNRKRESLPAKEDTNGEKRPKTAECDDDVDARVNDLVAEFVDE is encoded by the exons ATGATGGAGGGAGTTTCTAAAATTTTTGGAGGTATTGTAGACGTAGTGGATGTAAATATTCGCAGCACATTAGGCAGTCTTGACGAACATCAAACTTTATGGGAGGAG CCTCAACATGAAATTGAAGCTTATTTTGCTAAATTAACTGCCCTTCTGGGCAGCGCTGAAACCCGCGATCGAGGGCTGATAGCATTAAGCCATTTCGTGTGTCGCTGCCCGTTGGAAATACTGGAGGAAAGGCTGCAGTACTGGGTCAATGTGTGCGCTAAAATCTGCAACCAAAGGGGTCAGTCTGCAAGCATTCCGCTTGCCTGCGACGTGTTGA CACAACTCGTACTGAAATCGGTGGAATCTGCTGAGCTGGGTAAGCTGATGATTGGTAACTTATCGAAAATTTTGGATAGTATCACATCTGTCGTCGATCCATCTAACCATTCCAGCATATTGGAGTTTTTGAAAACTGCTATGCTCAAATATCCAGGACCATCGGGGCCATCGAAAAACCGAATCGAACAGTACCTTTATTCGCTGATCGATACGGAGGATCCAATGGTATTGGATCTGGTCGGATCGTGTCTGCATCTGCTGCAGCAAATCAAGGGTGGCGGTCAGCACGGTAATCTGCACAAAAAGACTTGGGAGGAGTACCATTGCCAGCTGGTTGACACAATTCACGATTTTTTGGGTAAAATCTTTGCCCATACACCGGAGTCGTTCGACGTGGATGACAACCTGGAATGTCTAAAGCTGCCCAAGATGATAGTTAACGATGAACCAGTTATTTCTGCTCAAAAAGTTGCAACTCGGGTTTCTAATCTAATAGTATGTCTAGAAAAGGCTATAGTAGAACCGTACCCGGTGGCTAAGCCAGTTAAACCTATGAAGATTTTGAATGTAATCTTTCGTGGGCATGCAGTTAGTTGTCGAGCCATGGCGAGAAACTCCATTCAGGATAATTTAGCGCTGGGATTGTTTCTTCCGAATATCCAAAAGCAGCTTCTAAAGCTGCTGGATTCATTAGTATTGACTCTTAAGTCGAATCTGCTGctgtttggaaatttaataacaGACCTCTTCGATCAATGCCTGAAAACAACACTGACAGTGGAAGCCAAGGGAAGAAAGAAATCATTTGTTGCTCTTAGAATAAAGGTTTATGAGAGCATCGGAATTTGGTGTGAGACCGTTAATTTTGCCAGTGATATTCAGAGTATATCGGACAGTTTGATGGAACATATTATACAGGATGTGACGCCGTACGAACCGAAAGTTACGCTGCAAGTCAATGCTAGCGG gcAAAAACTTTCTGCCAAAGCCCGGAAGAAACTGCAAAAACAGCAAAACGCTGCCACCAGTCTGGCGAAAACTCACTCATCGGATTCGGCAAGTGATTCCAAGCTAGCTCACGGGGACTGCGGCAACGAAACTCTCTGTCTGGCAGCACTCAACTGTCTATCGAAAGCCTTCGAAGCTGCTGGATGTTTTATCAAGCCTGTTCTGCATAAGATTTTGCAGGAAAAAATCGTTTCCATTTGCTTTTCGGTATTTACCGATTTGAACACGGGAACCCGGCTAAATTTGTATTGCGAACCAAGCTGCCGAGCGGCCTTGCTTAGCGCGATGAATTCTCTCATCGTAAATCCCCATCATCACTGCCCTTCACCATTGCAGTATGGAATTGCGGTGTTCAACATAGCTCAAACACAGGATTCTAATAGCGACGTGCGTGCTAAGGCTTCTGACTTAGCTAGATCCTGCGAACTGTTGATACATCCAAGAAGGGAAGTTTTCTATTTCCCGATAGATGAAAATGCTGTTAGAGATATGCTCGCAGCTAAAAAGAAACATCCACTAAATGCGAATAGTTCAAATACTTCAACAGAAGTAAATGATCAAATTTCCATACAATTCAAGAGCAACGAGCGGCAAGAAGATGAGCAAAGCCCCGTGAAAGACTTGGCAGGATCTGCTGAAGACGAACCGGTTGCTCGAGTGGAAGAGGTTACGCTTACCGATGAAAAATCTTCCCCTCAGGTCTACGAATTATGTGATGATGAGAACGCAGGCGAATTGCAGAAATCAGTTGCGGATAAGACGCACGAATCGCAAGTAATTCGTATTGATTCCGATGAAAGCGAAATTGAAATTGTAACATCAACTCAAGCCAGTGCACCACCAGTGGAAAACAGTAAAGAAACCGAAAGCGTTGCGTTTAGTGACGATGAAGTAGCGCAAACACCGAGCAGTAGTCAGATTACTCCTTCGAAATGTTTATCGCAAGCACCGTTAGCAAGCAATCGCAAGCGAGAGTCGTTACCGGCAAAGGAAGATACCAATGGCGAAAAGAGACCAAAAACCGCTGAATGTGACGATGATGTGGATGCGCGTGTTAACGATCTGGTGGCTGAATTCGTTGACGAGTAG